The genome window GGCGGATCGACAACGTGCCAAGGCGGATCGTCAAGAGCAAAAGACAAGGATGGAGGCGATCCAGCAGTTAATGAATGCATGGAAAACTCCGGACGAACGAGTGTATCACCTTCATTACGAGGTGGAGGATCTGCGACATCAACTCGTCTAGGTCAGCTAGTATGCTGCGGTGCCGAAGTCGGTGGCGGAACAGATGACTGAGCGCGCGCTCGATCCCATGGTCTCGACCATCTCGACATCCGTACTAGGAATGCCATCGATGGTGATACATCCCGGGCCAGTTGGCCACCGCTTTGATCATGAACACTGGGGTCCAGCATACGGGTCGGTTACGACTCTGATGCCCACCCCGATCAGAGGTACGTCAAACACCCTGTTGGCTGATTCGTTCAATCACTATGTGTTGGGGAGCTCACACTTGTCATCATTTCATACCAACTCCTCATCACACCACAAAGCAACTATGCTCATACTTCATTTTCCTTGTTTCAAGGGGGACAACCCGCAATTTTGGAGGCAGCGCTGTGAGGACTACTTCGGGGTGTAGCCATTTCGCCTGAGTATTGGGTCTGATTGGCGACATATCACTTCGCAGGGAACGTATCGTTGTGGCTACAAGTGCAGAAGGAGTTCTCCTCTTGGGCCGATCTCTGTATGCGGGTGGTTCAACGCTTTGGTAGGGATCAATACAAGGAATTGATTCACCACTTGTCTGATGTCAGACAAATTGCTTCAATATCCGACTACATGTCCATGTTCGAGCCTCTGATGAATCAAATTATTGCACATAATCCATCCTACGATCATGTGTTCTTCACCACTAGGTTCGTGGATGGGCTGCACAAAGACATATGTGCTATGATTTTGCTGCATCAGCCCAGGGACCTGGATACCGCCTACTCTCTCGCCACTCTTAAAGGGGGAATCATGGTGTCTCACAGGCACGATCACAACACGGAGAAGGAGATTATGGAGGACGCACACGTGCTCCTGTATTTTTCGTCCTGCAGATGCGCCCAATGACTGAGATGGCTGGTGATCGTTGTCCATTGGAAAACACCAGAACTACATGGCGACGTGTTCTTGAGGACTGGCTATCAACATTGAGGTCGTATCAGTGCGCCAGAGGTTTGTGTTATAAGTTTAGGGAGAAATGGGGACAAGGGCATCGCTGTGCATCTACAGTTCAATTGCATGTGGTGGAGGAGTTGTTTGAGATGCTACAAACTGAAGAGGATGAATCTACCCAGTCTTCCCAGGAGGACACAGAGGGAGAAGTATTGATGTCCCTGTCCAAAGTGGCAACAGGTGGTTTTGAAGGACCAAAGACAATGCGTCTGTGTGGCCAGATTGAAAATTTGGAGGTGCTAATCTTGGTCGATTCCGGTAGCTCTCACAGCTTCATTAGCACTCACATTGTTGAGCGCTTGAAGAAGACACAAGTGACAATTTCAACAGTGTCAATAAGGGTGGTTGATGACAATACCTTGTAGTGTAACCGACAGTTTCCAGCATGTGCTTGGTGGGCACAGGGCCACACATTCTAAACATATTTGAGGGTGTTAAAACTAGGATGCTATGACATTGTGGTTGGCATGGATTGGCTTGAGGCCCATAATCCaattatgcatgaatgagacaagaagaagatgactttCCAACATAATGGTGCCACGATATCTATGATGGGAGTTAGTTCCAAATTGGACACCTGCCGAGTTTTGTCATCATCTCATTTGTAGAAGATGTTGGATAGAAATGCAGTTCACATGCGATTCAGCTTTGTCTAACCACTGAAGAAATTCCAAAATACATCCCACCTCTAATTCAGGCAATTTTGAGGGATTTCTCCACTCTCTTTGAGGAACCCACACAACTACCTGATCATAGGCCATGGGATCACCACATACCAATTATGGTGGAAACCAAGCCCGTCACCATAAGGCCTTACATATACACTCCCAGCTAAAAGtcaaaaattgaaaaacaaGTCAAAGAAATGCTACAAGCAAGTTTGATCCAACTTAATgttagtccattttcttctccaatgATGTTAGTTaaaaagaaagatggtacatggagATTTTGCATAGGTTATAGACATTTGAATGCTATCactattaagaacaagtacccattGCCCATTATTGATGAATTGTTAGATGAACTATGTGGAGCATGCTGGTTCACCAAGTTAGACCTTAGGGATGCAGTTTAGAAAGCATGaagtggatgagatgaaaacaACATTCCAAACACACCATGGCCATTTTGAATTTAAAGTCATGCCTTATGGTCTTTGCAATGCCCCAGCCACCTTCCAATGTGCCATGAATGAAATCTTAGGCCCCCTTTTGAGAATATGTGTACTAGTATTCATAGGTGGCATACTCATTTATAGTTCATCACTGGAAGAGCATACTCAACATGTCAAACAACTTTCCGAATTACTAAACTCTCATGGGCTGAAGATTAAAAGGTCCAAATGCACTTTTGCAACACCACAAGTGGCTTGCCTAGGACACATTATATCTTCAGAAGAAGTGTCACCAGTGACAAAGTCAGTGAAATTCAGAATTGGCCTATGCCCACATCTGTCAAAGATCTTAGAAGCTTTCTAGGTTTAGTTGACTATTATAGTATGTTTGTATCCAATTTTGGTCTCATAAGTAAACCACTAGCAGATCTCCTTAAGAAGCAAGCCATCTTTGTGTGGACACCACTAGTAGAAGCTGCATTCTAGGCATTGAAAAACAAGCTAACCCATGCGCCTGTTTTGGCTTTGCCCAATTTCTGTAAAACATTTATGGTGGAGACTGACGCCAGTGACAAAGTGATAGGAGTTGTTCTCATGAAAGATAATCAGCCCATTGCATACCTAAGTAAAGTACTTTGTCCCAAGAATCAACGTATTGTTGTCTATGAGAAGGAATGCCTTGCCAACCTTTTGGTAATTGACCACTGGCGTCCTTATCTCCAACAAGCTCAGTTCTTCATCAGAACAGATCATAAAAGCCTGACTCACATGACTGAACAACAAGTCCATACACCTATCTAACATAAGGCCTTAACTAAGCTCATGGGACTCCATTTCAATACAAACAAGAGCAGTTTAATCACATTGCAGACGCCTTATCCAGGAAACCTCATGATACTTCATCTAAATTGGTGGCAATTTCAGTCAACAAACCCAGTTGGTTGCAGGCCATTGTACAAATCTACACCGAAGACCCCTTTACTAAGCTACTTTTGGAGACTTTGTCTTTACCAGATGCATCACATTCTAAATATGTTCTTGTACATGGTATTCTGAGGTTCAAGGggcgctgtcggaggattaactcctgtcgcagggatcccaagagacccctttttagagattcggccggggggatgatcctgaataagttcgtcggagaaataaatgaaagtgaacgtaaatgcgatggccggtggtgggggatgattgacctagtgcaaagagaaaataatgcaccggggtttagacaggttcaggccgcacgggggcgtaataccctactcctgtatggatgcaataactctCCTGAGAGATGTCCCCTGatgatgtatctggttacaagaaagatgatctatctaagagcttgaggctcctggTTCTTCGGCTGGAGCTATGCTCAAGCCTGTTCACAATGTCTCTGTTTGCTTGCTTGGTTCGTCGTGGGgctcgtcttcttcgtctgggTCTCCCCTTTGTTCCTccggtgtgccgactcttttatgcactcgccggccatgacataccccgaacgagaaggaaggggtacaagttccaagacgccacgactgagaaaggcgtcatcatttcctctgggcgaagtgactagggcggtggaaaaacgtggcgcgcgtccggtcactcgtcactgtggacgccctggcgacgggcgccgttgagagggcccaccgggcagccacagaggcacccggcgtgcccgccctgtcttgttcctctgccacggcagggcggcaggcggaacgccttgatcctggcgacgttatcccgagacacaccggatgatacgggacaggacccgtgcaattaatggccccacgcctctctgccaaagcatggcagggactgacactgcggcgggagcagttggggatgtcagaccgcgcacgtccattaaatacggcctcggacctctgactggttgacacctcatcggcgggtccctcgggggcccttctgggtcgtcggggcaccgagtgctcgggggtactgttcacctccccgagcaccctctcccgagaatgcctacccttgccctcggggtaccgggcgcttgggggcactgtttaccttcccgagcactctctcccgagcactctcacacgaaccttcggggaaccgagtgctcaggggctgccacgtgcaaccccgagcactctctcccgagaacatTTGcgctgaccctcggggaactgggcgctcggggcctgccgcacgcagcccccgagcactctctcccgggacttagctcttctgatcgtcgggggactagggtgctcgggggtgatcgggcacctccccgagcactttcttcccggtacttggactctgcaggtcatcagggaactggggtgctcggggaccagaggctgtggccccgagcaccttctcccggaacttagatttttcttatcccgcgggatggtgacacgtggcagacagctggcctggcctcggacctcagggacctccggttcctgatacaccgacaggcgCATTTGGGTTAGAGCAGACCCAGAGATACAACAGCATATCATAGAGACTTTACATTCCAGTGCCATTAGGGGTCACTTAGGTTTTTTTGCTACTTATAATCGTATGAAAAGACTCTTTGCTTGGACCAATATGAAACGACAAATCAAATTGTTTGTTCAACAATGTTCAATTTGTCAGCAGGCCAAATCTGAAAACACTCCTCCAACAGGTCTGTTGTAGACACTCCAGATTCCAGATCAAGCATGGGCTATGGTAACCTTAGACTTCATTGAGGGTTTGCCAAAATAAGCTCATTATGATACTATTTTAGTGGTACTTGATAAATTCTCCAAGTTTGCTCATGTTATACCCATGACTCATCCTTTCACAGCTTTAACAGTTGCAAAAGCTTACATGAACAATGTTTTCAAGCTCCACGTCTTACCACAAGCAATAGTTTCTAACAGAGACCGCATATTCACAAGCAATCTTTGGCAGGAATTGTTCAAAGTATCGGATACTCAACTCAGGATGAGTTCAAGCCTATCTAATATGATTGTTCCTGACTTGGGCAACTTGGCTCAAAGAGAGACAAGTGATGCAACATCATTTGCAGTATTAGCTTTGCCGCGCTCAGAATCGCATGAAGCTTCAAGCGGACAAACACCATACATAACATCATTTCCAGGTGGTGATCAGGTATAACTCAAGCTTCAACCTTATATACAGACATCAGTTGCATAGAGATCAAATCAGAAGCTGGCTTTCAACTATTACAGCCCATATCATGTTCTTCAAAAGATCGGTATTGTCGCCTATAAACTTCAATTACCAGCTGGCTGTTTGATCCATCATGTCGTTCATGCATAACAACTCAAGCGTGCAATTCGACCAGGTACACCGGTCTTAGCAACTTTGCCACCTAGTGCATCTGTTTTGCAGGTCACTTGCGAACCAGAAACGTTCATTAACAACAAACTCGTTAGGCGTGGCACAACAATCAATTGAACATGTCTCGGTTAAGTGGGTCGATCTGCCTGCCAATCTGGCGACCTAGGAGGACAAACGTGATCTTCTTTATCGATTTCCCCGATCACTGGCTTAGCCAGTTTTGAACTGGAGGGGAATGTTAGGACACCGGAGGAGGGCAATGCCATCACATCGATCGGGAAGGTTGAAGAGAAGGCGTTGGATGTCTGATGCTAATGACTAGACGTGCCATCTGAAGAAGCTATAGCGGGCGGGAAGTAATGGAGAGCGCAATGTTCTGTTAAGAGTTTGAGCGGGAGAGTTTGCTAGTGGTGTAATGTTGGCGCCCGAAAACATATGATGGATGGTGGGTTATAAGTCGGAGACTGTGAACTCGTATGGCCATGGAAAATGCAATGAACTAGTCACCTAGGACATCTAGTCCTTGGAGCTTGGAATTCCCTATCTTTCTTCCTTAATTCTTCCCTGAAtccttctctatttttttattatatatccCATCTACCCTCAAGAACTCACATTCTACCCAAATCAAGATTGGTTTCATTACAGTTGTGGGCGGAGGAGGCATGCGTGTAGGGAAACCCTAACCGTAGTCGAGCGTGaaaactcttttatcttatgGAGTGCTGGTTCCCAAGCTAactcatcattagtgatggatgataaCACATACCCattcactaatgaccgagtcattagcgacgggtgtccttataacccatcaTTGCCAttgttacccgtcactaatgatcgagtcaTTAGTAATAGCTTGTCAAGTGACATGTCACtgttatcattagtgatgaactATTttctcacccgtcactaatgatctatcCAGCACCGACAAAAAACAGCACCATATTAGTGATGCATAATGAGCAAGTGATatgaatcattagtgacaggtaataaCCTGGggttgtcattagtgacacatcTTCCTAGGACCTTGGGTTATTATTAGTGACGCATAATAGGTAGCTGTTACTAATATCGTGTCACTTTTGTCAATTTCTTAGGGGGTAATTGGTTGCCTATATCGAGCCATCCTGGCCCGGATGATGCATACAATTTTCAAAAGATCGCTGTTTGGTTGGTTGCTTGAACTGTTTCGGCCTGGCTGGACGCATGCATAAATACCAGGCTGGCCTATCCCCTGTAGCGAAGCTAGCGAGGGCCTTCGCTCTTGAGCCTGGCCCAAGTCATGCAAGCGCGAGCCATCCCGAGTCATCCTCATCCACCCCCGCTGCTCCTTCCTCTCACGCTGCCCCCGCTGCTCCCTCCCCACTGCTTGCCCCCGCTGCTCTCTCACCGCAACGCCTCCCCTCGGTGTCCCTCTTCGTTGTGATTTGCTCTGTTCTACCAGTGTGGTTATAAATCTGCTACCCTTTGTCGGTCTGAGGTGCATGCCCACCCCTCCAGTCTCCCTCCACCCGGCAATTCTGCATGCGTGACACAGGTGCCGCAAGTGAGATCCGGTGATTTATGTGAATGtgttctatctttttttttgaaggatCCTAGATTAGTTATTGTTCATTCtttgaagcatcacaagtcCATTAGTATGAAGAAAATATCTAATGTTGTTGTGAGAGGCCCGATTGTCAATGGATCCATTGATTTTAGGGTATTCTAGATCAACTGATTTTAGATTTTGGTTTGTCCAAGTTGATAGTAGTAGAGTTTCATGTTtggttaaggatatcaatggAATTTAAAGGTGGCAGTTAACAACTGGAAAATAGATGTCAATAAAGCAAACTCATGGTTCAACTTTCTTAGTCCACTCAATCTTTGATTTTTAATTGGTACTTTCTATTGAATATACTCATAATATCATATGATAATGCTTTAGGGTATGTGATCACATTGTATTATTTTGCTACACTGAGTACGTATATTATTTTACTTCAGCTAATAAACTCATAATCCTGATCGCATTGTCGTACTTATGCATAGATGGAGGAATTGGCTCGTAAGCGTCGTGAACTTATTGTTCAGGGTGCAAGTATAGTTGCTACAATGTGTGCATACATGATGTATGTGTCAAGGCATTCCAGTAGCTGAACACCTGTTGTCACCTACGGTTCTATGTCAGAAAGAGATCAGATTATGATGAATAACCTTAGATTCAAATTTCATAATGATGATCGCCATTGTGTGGAGCAACTTAGAATGAGGAGAGCCCCATTTTTTCACTTATGTACTTTACTTAGGACAAGGCATTTGTTGACAGACACAATTCATAGCTCGATGGAGAAACAAGTTGCGATGGTCCTTCAAGTGGTAGGTCATAATCAAAGGTTTAGGTTGATAGAGCTGTCATTTAGGAGGTCAGTTGAAACAATTAGCTGGTTCTTTCAATAAGTGTTGTATGCTATCGGGTAGTTGCGCCAAGAGATGATTAAGACCCCATGTAATAACGTCCACCCAAATTTTTTAAATAGCCACATGTTCTATCCATATTTTTAGGTACTAGAATATGTCAGTGGGGGTTATAATTGTACATATTTTGGTAGTCATACTTATAGTGTATACATTATGATTAGGATTGCATCGGGGCTTTAGATGGTACTCATGTGCTAGCTAGAGTGCCGCAAAATATGGTTGCTGCCTTTCATGGTAGAAAGGGTGTGACCACGCAGAATGTCATGGGAGCCATCGATTTTGACTTGAAGTTCACCTTTGTGTTAGCTGGATGGCAAGGTTCTGCACATGACACACTTATTCTTTTAGATGCGTTGGAAAGGGATGATGGATTAAGGGTTCCTGAGGGTAAGTATACAACCTAGATCAATTAATAGTTTAGTCAACTTGAAAAATGCTTACCTAAATTAATTTATCATTTGTTAGGTAAGTTTTACTTGGTCGATGCTGGATATGCGGTTCGGCCTGGGTTCCTTCCACCGTGTCGTGGCTACCGATACCACTTGAGGGAGTATGGTGGGAGGAACCACCCTCGTGACCAACGAGAGTTGTTCAACCTGAGCCACTCAGCTCTTAGAATCACTATAGAGTGGACTTTTGGTGCTTTGAAGAACCGATTAGAATTCTTTACATCAAGCCTTTCCACCCTTATAAGACCTAAGTAAAGCTAGTTCTAGCTTGTTGCATTCTATACAATTAGATCCTATTGCACGGGACAGATGAGTGTATCCCACTAGAGCAAGAGTGGACTCCTAACCCTATAGAGTATGAAGCGCATAACAATATTGCACAAGACAACAACTCATGGGCAGCAAAAAGGGACGAGTGGGCACTTGCTATGTGGATGAATCGTGGCAATTTGCCTATTTGATGACTATGTATGACAATATGAGTTTGATCTATGTATGACTATGTATGACAATATTAGGTATTAAATATGCAGTAATATGATTTATTCTATTTAGTAATATGAGGTATTGTTTATGTCCTTTGTTTTTTGTTCTGTAGCAAGATATGACCGAGGTTGGAGATGTTGTGGAAGGCCCGCTTTGAAGTGGACCTCTCTCATGTCCAGCTCCATGCTATGTCGCATGGTCCAGCTAATTGAGGAGGGAGTGAGGACTAAGAAGGGATTTAAGGAAGTGCACTTGAACATCGTTGCAAGGTCCGTGAGTGACCACGTTGGAGTTGAGGTCAGTGGCTAACAGGTGTACAACCACCTACGCAAGTGGAGAGCTAGGTGGgtgaagatttgcaagctgtgTGATTTGAGTGGTGCATTGTGGGATGACACCACAAATACTATCCTATTGGAGGAGGAGCACTACAAAGGCCACATCAAGGTAATATAATAATATGTTACTTTCACATGCTCTTGCCTTAGTTTCACATGTTGATTGCAACTTGTGTTGGATTGTAGGATCACCCGAAAGATGTTGACTTCCTCAATGTCCCTCTTGAGAACTATGTGCAAATGTCTATAATATTCAGTGAGGGGAAAGCTACCGGGAGGTATGCCATGGGCTCCAATGAGCCTTTAGATACTCCCTTCTAAAATCGGGGACAACTCCTTCTAATATGCTATGGACCTTGAACATGAGGTTGAGCCTACTCCGCCTACAAATGACAACCGTCTTGCTGCAGTTGAGGACAAGGGGAAAGGCATTGAGTCCTCAAGTGGCCAGAAAAGGAAGAGGACCATGATCGCAGAGGAGGAGGTTGTCCTCTTCACGAGCATGACTGATGATGTGAAGGAGATGTCCTCTGCGATCAAGGTGACTATTCATGCTGAGGTTCACCCCGATATATATAATGCTTTCATGAGCGTGCTCGGCTTCACCCAAGAAGCCCTCCTTGCTGTTTTTGGTTGGCTGATTGATAACAAGTCACAAAGCCTTGGCTTTTTGCAGATGAATCCAGAACAGtgcaacatgtatatcaatactTGGATCACCAAGAACTTCTTCAATGATTAGTTGCCTTGACATGTGACCACAAACCTTTTGCTGACTTAGTTTGGTAGTTGATGGGCCTTTTGTGTAGTCTAGTTTGGTGACTGgaatatatatttatgtaaGGTGAAACTGACACCTTAGCATAGGATATGATAATGATGCCCTAAACTTTATATTATGGGCTTTTGATGTGGTGATGGTGTGTAAATGTAATCTGCTTTTGTTATGTAAGACAAGCTAATGCAGCCATATCAATTCTGTCTAGTTGCCGAACTTTTCATCTTGTACTTCACTATCACTAAAAacttcttctctcttttgtgTAAAAGGACTCATTTTATCAGCTCTGGTTGTACGAGGTTGATTAATCTGTATACACTTTATCTTGTGCACATTTTTTGTTCAAACATTGGGCAAATGCTTCAAGAATGTATGCGAGCTTGATAGATGCTTCAATTTGATCCTTTATTGTAGATTGTGCTATTGAGTGTGTATGGTTACATGTTTGTTGAGGTTTTAATTTATCATTGATCCTTCATTTGCACATTGCACGCCATAGCATCGAGCAACAAAAAGGTCGAACTTGGAAATTCATCAATATTACATGAAATTTTGCCATAGTAAATGGGTTATCTTTATAATTAGCCTTTTGATGCACATCACATTTCATCTGTAGTGCAAACCCAAAAGCCTCAGTGAATAAATAATTGACTCCAAGAACATATATTATGTTTCATAACTATATCATTACCAACTGACCATCAAGTTATCATAGTTTTAATTGCACATGCATATAATTGGCCCTAGAGCTTACCATTAATCTCGCTTCAGTTTCTAAAGACCTGATCACCTGAAGATTCGTCATTTGACATGAAAATTTGTTGCTAGCATGCATGTGTCACCGTATCCCACTCCGAGTTGTAAATTGTCACATGAATGTGAATAAGACATTTCTATTGTTATACCCATTGTCTGTTTACTTCCTAGGTCCAGACATCTTGCATCCATAGCAATGTAGAGGTAATCTTGTTTCTCATTTGCCTCATGATCTCAGCTGCTAGGAGGGGGTAAGCACACCACACCCTATGTGCAAGATCACCATAACCATCTTCGTGAAGTCAACCAATTATAATCTCAACCAACCTCTCATATAGCTTCATATTCACCCAATAAACAGAAACACAACTCAATCTATTCAGATAGATACGACTAAcaaaacactcttcttttcagcAAATGCAGCTAAAGGTGGCCAAGTGGGCTAGCACGAGGCTCGACTGTTTTGGCCCAGCCTAGGCACGACTGCTAATGGGCcgagccggcacggcacgatggcTATCGGACCGGATCGGTACGGCACGACGGCTTGGGCCATGCCTGGGTCGGAGCcgcggcacgatgggccggcacggcacgtcCCGTTAACTGCTTCTATTTTtaatatcttatataatttgtttagatttAATACCATATATGATATGTGGTGCAATAGTAATGTGTTTGACTTCCAAGTAGAAGGTCGCATATTTGATTCTATgtgaaagcaagtttttgtgattttatttttattttttcatgagCTGACGAATAAAAAAAGTTATTAGGCCTATCGTGTCGTGGGCCGGTACAACACAGCCCGATCTTATATGTGCCGTGTTTAGGCTTGAGTCGCGGTACATATATCGGCACGACACGACCGTTTAACTTAAACAGGTCATATCTTAATAAACCTGTGCCAAACCGGACCGTCCATTTAATCACCTCTAAATACATATTCTCTTGACTTTTCTCGTCAACCTATGTATACAGTTATAAGCAAACAATCACACGTTTAGCGATCGTCGTAAGACTTATCAACACCAGCGGGCGGGTGAGCGGGGCGACGTCGCTGTCGGCGGCCGTTCCACCCGCTAGTGGGGCGTCGTCCGTCGGCGTTCCCGAAGCCGCAACGGCCCCAGGTTTGTTGCTCCTACTCTGCTCCCACTTGCATAGTCAGTctcacaaccaaagcaagtggtggAAGCACGTGGAACCGGATTAAGCTATCAGGATTCACGTCACCGAATATGTGACGAGTGGTCTAGCATAGCAAGCCTGAACTCTGCACAAGGTGCTATCTTGCTTCTGGGCTGAAGCAGAGGCTTCCATTTCTTACCATGTAAGCAAAGGGAATTGAGTGTGGCAACTAAAGAGAGAACGGTGGTTAATCAAGCTACTGAACTAGAACCAGACATAAAAGAAGTGCTTCAAGAGGGCATCCGATTCCATAATCTTTAATCAatttatatatgtttatgttacAGCGTACTGATTCATCAATCGTAtatgtatgagtatgaactacagTATGCTGACAGCTAAGGATACATTTATACTCTTCCAGTGTTACAGAGAAccagaagaggaagaagacctATAGGTGTATGTGGCTATGTATCTCACACTCTCTGTACAATAGCAGTAACAAATCAAACAATAGTACTAGCGCCAAACCAATGAACGAATAGTGTTCGACAAAAAacttggatggatcagatccGCGCGGCTGTTCACGCGGTCATGAGGAGGCAAGGCTTCTTGAAGGCGAGGGGGCTCTGCACCTCCTCGTCTTCCTCCCGCATCTTGCCGGCCTTGGCGCACCGCCACACGAACTCCGGCACGGCCGGGAGGTTGAGGTCGAACGCCCGGGCGGCAGAGCTGCCGTTGCCGGAGCTCCCCACCTCGGATGTCTCGGCGGCCACCGCGGCCACGAGATCGGTGGAAGCGGCACCACCCACGCCGCCGTCGTAGTGCTTCCTCTTGTGCCCGCCGAGCGCCTGGCCCGTAGGGAACTCCTTGTGGCAGATGGAGCACCTGTGGACCCTGTTAGAGGCCGCTCCGTCGGACGACGCGGCGGTGGATGAAGTGGCCGGCTCACGGAGGTCCACTGGCGGTAGGATGGTGATTGGGGCGGGGGCCTCCACGAGGAGTGCcggagcagcagcaggaggggggGTCGGCTGCTTGACCCGGTGGCTCGTCTTATGGCCGCCGAGCGCCTGGTAGGAGCCGAAGGACTTGCCGCAGACGGAGCACTTGAACTcagcggcggccggcgccgcGAGGGGCGGAGGCGCCTGGACGCGGTGGTGGCCACCACGGGAGAGCATGAGGAGGCAGAGCGCGAGGTTCTCCTCCTCCGACCGCTGGCGGCGCGAGCGCTTCCTCTTGGCCCACCCCTGCAGCATGTGGCCGCCCTCCTCGCAGCTCGTGGCGCTGCTGCTCGTCGTCagtgccacctcctcctcgtgcTGCTGCTCCGGGATCACGGCGTGGAGCAACTCCATGGACGACATGGCTGGCACAGCAAGCTAAGCTTCGCTGGAGACCGGACTTGTTCTTGGCTGCGACTTGTTCTTGCGCTCGGGCGGTGGCTTAAGCTGTAGAGTGGTCGCTTGGGCGTCTCGCTCTCGGTGTGGTGTGGTGAGGAGCTGGGGAGTGAGGATGTGAGGTAGTTTTAAAGCGGTGGCGGGTGTATGGAGTGGGAAGTTGCGTCGTAGGTGGGGGAAGCGAGGTGGTCGCGGCGTGGGCGCGCACGCTGTGCGGGAGGGAGGGTGACAGGTGGGGCGAGAGGTGCCGTGGGGACGCGACGGCAGCGGGTGGGGAGCCGGTGGAGTGGCGGCGAAGGAGGGGCGGGCGGGGGTTGGGTTGGGTCTCACTCGGACTCGGGTGGGTGGAGTGGAGGCGGTAAGGCGGCAACGAAAAAGTCGT of Phragmites australis chromosome 3, lpPhrAust1.1, whole genome shotgun sequence contains these proteins:
- the LOC133913379 gene encoding zinc finger protein 1-like, which translates into the protein MSSMELLHAVIPEQQHEEEVALTTSSSATSCEEGGHMLQGWAKRKRSRRQRSEEENLALCLLMLSRGGHHRVQAPPPLAAPAAAEFKCSVCGKSFGSYQALGGHKTSHRVKQPTPPPAAAPALLVEAPAPITILPPVDLREPATSSTAASSDGAASNRVHRCSICHKEFPTGQALGGHKRKHYDGGVGGAASTDLVAAVAAETSEVGSSGNGSSAARAFDLNLPAVPEFVWRCAKAGKMREEDEEVQSPLAFKKPCLLMTA